A DNA window from Thalassospiraceae bacterium LMO-JJ14 contains the following coding sequences:
- the dapE gene encoding succinyl-diaminopimelate desuccinylase translates to MNSSEPDALCVSETLIRHASVTPEDAGALDELIAFLTPLGFECHDLTFDDPAGEPTRNVYARLGSEGPNFCWAGHTDVVPPGDLSDWTSEPFSPEIRNGRLYGRGAADMKCAVACMMTATRNFLRHNEGNFKGSISFLITGDEEGDATNGTKKVLDWLKTRGETIDACLVGEPTNPEAITDMVKIGRRGSMNVWIDVEGVQGHSAYPHLADNPIHKLLNLLTSLTNVPLDEGSDHFQPSTLQVTTVDVGNAATNVIPARASARVNIRFNDLHTSDSVEKLLRGRLDQAGGGYEMRVRVSGESFLTPPGALSATVSGAIEAVTGKTPELSTTGGTSDARFIKDHCAVVEYGLINQTAHKVDENARVEDIHALSEIYTRILDDYFSQSR, encoded by the coding sequence ATGAACTCCTCAGAACCTGACGCGCTCTGCGTATCAGAGACGCTGATCAGACACGCCAGCGTAACCCCGGAAGACGCCGGCGCGCTGGATGAACTGATCGCGTTCCTGACACCACTCGGTTTCGAATGTCACGATCTGACGTTCGATGACCCGGCCGGGGAGCCGACACGTAACGTTTATGCGCGTCTCGGCAGCGAAGGCCCGAATTTTTGCTGGGCTGGGCATACCGACGTGGTGCCGCCCGGCGACCTCAGCGACTGGACATCTGAGCCTTTCAGCCCTGAAATCCGCAATGGCCGCCTGTATGGCCGGGGTGCGGCCGACATGAAATGTGCCGTTGCCTGCATGATGACGGCAACTCGTAATTTTCTTCGACATAACGAGGGGAATTTCAAAGGCTCGATCAGCTTCCTGATCACCGGCGACGAAGAAGGCGATGCCACCAACGGCACCAAGAAGGTGCTCGACTGGCTCAAGACGCGCGGCGAAACCATCGATGCCTGCCTTGTCGGTGAGCCGACCAACCCAGAAGCCATTACCGATATGGTCAAGATCGGCCGGCGCGGCTCCATGAATGTGTGGATTGACGTCGAAGGCGTGCAGGGGCATTCGGCGTATCCGCACCTGGCCGACAATCCGATCCACAAACTTTTAAATCTACTTACGTCCCTGACGAATGTGCCGCTCGACGAAGGCTCGGATCACTTCCAGCCAAGCACCTTGCAGGTAACAACCGTCGACGTCGGCAACGCCGCCACCAATGTCATCCCGGCCCGTGCTTCGGCCCGCGTCAACATCCGCTTCAATGATCTGCACACCTCGGACAGCGTCGAAAAGCTTCTGCGTGGACGGCTCGATCAGGCCGGTGGCGGTTATGAAATGCGCGTCAGAGTTTCCGGCGAGAGCTTCCTGACACCACCCGGGGCTCTTTCTGCTACCGTCAGCGGCGCCATAGAGGCCGTTACCGGAAAGACACCGGAACTGAGCACCACGGGCGGCACGTCGGATGCGCGTTTCATCAAGGATCATTGCGCCGTGGTAGAATATGGTCTGATCAATCAGACCGCGCACAAGGTCGACGAAAACGCCCGTGTCGAAGACATCCACGCGTTGTCGGAGATTTATACTCGCATTCTCGACGACTACTTCAGCCAATCCCGCTGA